The Procambarus clarkii isolate CNS0578487 chromosome 66, FALCON_Pclarkii_2.0, whole genome shotgun sequence genome has a window encoding:
- the LOC123769323 gene encoding autotransporter adhesin BpaC-like, which produces MEKLNLRFIVNYCRKQEYLHSHLKSVIKSAASGTSHGHQPAGTSHRAPASGHQPEDTSQGAPARGYKPDGTSQRAPASGHQPEDTSQGAPARGHQPEDTSQRAPVSGHQPAGTSQRTQARGHQPEGTSQRTQARGHQPEDTSQRTPASGHQPAGTSQRAPASGHQPEDTSQRTPASGHQPAGTSQRAPASGHQPEDTSQTAPASGHQPEGTSQRAPASGHQPAGTSQRATASGHQPEDTSQTAPASGHQPEDTSQGAPARGHQPEGTSQRAPARGHQPEGTSQRAPARGHQPEGTSQRAPASGHQPEDTSQGAPARGHKPDGTSQRAPASGHQPEDTSQGAPARGHQPEDTSQRAPVSGHQPAGTSQRTQARGHQPEGTSQRTQARGHQPAGTSQRAPARGHKPADTSQRAPASGQQPAGTSQRAPARGHQPEGTSQRAPASGHQPAGTSQRAPASGHQPEDTSQTAPASGHQPEDTSQGAPARGHQPEGTSQRAPASGHQPEGTSQRAPARGHQPEGTSQRAPASGHQPEDTSQRAPARGHQPEDTSQRAPARGHQPAGTSQRAPARGHQPEGTSQRAPARGHQPAGTSQRAPASGHQPEGTSQRATARGHQPAGTSQRAPARGHQPAGTSQRAPARGHQPEDTSQRTPASGHQPEDTSQRAPARGHQPEDTSQRTPARGHQPEDTSQRAPASGQQPEGTSQRTPARGHQPEVTSQRSPASGHQPAGTSQRTPASGHQPAGNSQRAPARGHQPEDTSQRAPAREHQPEGTSQKAPRTTVTGDVITAVHEATAAV; this is translated from the coding sequence ATGGAAAAACTCAACCTTAGATTTATTGTCAACTATTGTAGGAAGCAAGAATATTTGCATTCCCATTTGAAGAGCGTCATCAAATCAGCAGCTTCAGGCACCAGCCACGGGCACCAGCCAGCGGGCACCAGCCACAGGGCACCAGCCAGTGGGCACCAGCCAGAGGACACAAGCCAAGGGGCACCAGCCAGAGGATACAAGCCAGACGGCACCAGCCAGCGGGCACCAGCCAGCGGACACCAGCCAGAGGACACAAGCCAGGGGGCACCAGCCAGAGGGCACCAGCCAGAAGACACAAGCCAGAGGGCACCAGTCAGCGGGCACCAGCCAGCGGGCACCAGCCAGCGGACACAAGCCAGAGGACACCAGCCAGAGGGCACCAGCCAGAGGACACAAGCCAGAGGACACCAGCCAGAGGACACAAGCCAGAGGACACCAGCCAGCGGGCACCAGCCAGCGGGCACCAGCCAGCGGGCACCAGCCAGCGGGCACCAGCCAGAGGACACAAGCCAGCGGACACCAGCCAGCGGGCACCAGCCAGCGGGCACCAGCCAGCGGGCACCAGCCAGCGGGCACCAGCCAGAGGACACAAGCCAGACGGCACCAGCCAGCGGACACCAGCCAGAGGGCACCAGCCAGCGGGCACCAGCCAGCGGGCACCAGCCAGCGGGCACCAGCCAGCGGGCAACAGCCAGCGGGCACCAGCCAGAGGACACAAGCCAGACGGCACCAGCCAGCGGACACCAGCCAGAGGACACAAGCCAGGGGGCACCAGCCAGAGGGCACCAGCCAGAGGGCACCAGCCAGCGGGCACCAGCCAGAGGGCACCAGCCAGAGGGCACCAGCCAGCGGGCACCAGCCAGAGGGCACCAGCCAGAGGGCACCAGCCAGAGGGCACCAGCCAGTGGGCACCAGCCAGAGGACACAAGCCAAGGGGCACCAGCCAGAGGACACAAGCCAGACGGCACCAGCCAGCGGGCACCAGCCAGCGGACACCAGCCAGAGGACACAAGCCAGGGGGCACCAGCCAGAGGGCACCAGCCAGAAGACACAAGCCAGAGGGCACCAGTCAGCGGGCACCAGCCAGCGGGCACCAGCCAGCGGACACAAGCCAGAGGACACCAGCCAGAGGGCACCAGCCAGAGGACACAAGCCAGAGGACACCAGCCAGCGGGCACCAGCCAGCGGGCACCAGCCAGAGGACACAAGCCAGCGGACACCAGCCAGCGGGCACCAGCCAGCGGGCAACAGCCAGCGGGCACCAGCCAGCGGGCACCAGCCAGAGGACACCAGCCAGAGGGCACCAGCCAGCGGGCACCAGCCAGCGGGCACCAGCCAGCGGGCACCAGCCAGCGGGCACCAGCCAGCGGGCACCAGCCAGAGGACACAAGCCAGACGGCACCAGCCAGCGGACACCAGCCAGAGGACACAAGCCAGGGGGCACCAGCCAGAGGGCACCAGCCAGAGGGCACCAGCCAGCGGGCACCAGCCAGCGGGCACCAGCCAGAGGGCACCAGCCAGAGGGCACCAGCCAGAGGGCACCAGCCAGAGGGCACCAGCCAGAGGGCACCAGCCAGCGGACACCAGCCAGAGGACACCAGCCAGAGAGCACCAGCCAGAGGACACCAGCCAGAGGACACCAGCCAGAGGGCACCAGCCAGAGGGCACCAGCCAGCGGGCACCAGCCAGAGGGCACCAGCCAGAGGGCACCAGCCAGAGGGCACCAGCCAGAGGGCACCAGCCAGAGGGCACCAGCCAGCGGGCACCAGCCAGAGGGCACCAGCCAGCGGGCACCAGCCAGAGGGCACCAGCCAGAGGGCAACAGCCAGAGGGCACCAGCCAGCGGGCACCAGCCAGAGGGCACCAGCCAGAGGGCACCAGCCAGCGGGCACCAGCCAGAGGGCACCAGCCAGAGGGCACCAGCCAGAGGACACCAGCCAGCGGACACCAGCCAGCGGACACCAGCCAGAGGACACCAGCCAGAGAGCACCAGCCAGAGGACACCAGCCAGAGGACACCAGCCAGAGGACACCAGCCAGAGGGCACCAGCCAGAGGACACCAGCCAGCGGGCACCAGCCAGCGGGCAACAGCCAGAGGGCACCAGCCAGAGGACACCAGCCAGAGGACACCAGCCAGAGGTCACCAGCCAGAGGTCACCAGCCAGCGGGCACCAGCCAGCGGGCACCAGCCAGAGGACACCAGCCAGCGGGCACCAGCCAGCGGGCAACAGCCAGCGGGCACCAGCCAGAGGACACCAGCCAGAGGACACCAGCCAGAGGGCACCAGCCAGAGAGCACCAGCCAGAAGGCACCAGCCAGAAGGCACCAAGAACAACCGTAACAGGAGACGTTATAACAGCCGTTCATGAGGCTACAGCCGCTGTGTGA